A DNA window from Halanaerobium saccharolyticum subsp. saccharolyticum DSM 6643 contains the following coding sequences:
- the nadE gene encoding NAD(+) synthase → MLDRNYKKIEKDLIAWIRKKVNDAGCKGAVIGLSGGIDSSVTSLLCQKAFPENTLGIIMPCLSNPEDKVDAIKHAEKFGINYKEIDLSDLYQKFMQTIDSSDPEINLEEVINNKNLAAAEDKIKLALANMKPRLRMTLLYYYANLNNYLVVGTDNRSELKLGYFTKYGDGGIDIAPLGNLVKLEVRGLAREMKIDQKIITKKPSAGLWNGQNDQDEIGLSYREIDYYIVDGKADAETAAKIEKIAASNQHKLELPAIPNF, encoded by the coding sequence ATGTTAGATAGAAATTATAAGAAAATAGAAAAAGATTTAATTGCTTGGATAAGAAAAAAAGTTAATGATGCCGGCTGCAAGGGAGCAGTTATTGGGTTATCGGGAGGTATTGATTCTTCTGTTACCTCTCTCCTCTGCCAAAAAGCTTTTCCGGAAAACACTTTAGGAATTATTATGCCCTGTTTAAGTAATCCCGAAGATAAAGTTGATGCGATTAAACACGCAGAGAAATTTGGAATTAACTACAAAGAAATTGATTTAAGTGATCTTTATCAAAAATTTATGCAGACAATTGATAGCAGTGATCCAGAAATTAATTTAGAAGAGGTGATAAATAATAAAAATTTAGCTGCTGCTGAAGATAAGATTAAACTTGCTCTTGCCAACATGAAGCCTCGATTGAGAATGACTCTACTTTATTATTATGCAAATTTAAATAATTATCTGGTAGTTGGAACTGATAATCGTAGTGAATTGAAATTAGGTTACTTTACTAAATATGGAGATGGGGGCATAGACATTGCTCCTCTTGGTAACTTAGTTAAACTTGAAGTTAGAGGTTTGGCCAGAGAAATGAAAATTGATCAAAAAATTATAACTAAAAAACCCTCGGCAGGTCTCTGGAATGGACAAAATGATCAGGATGAAATCGGATTAAGTTATAGAGAAATTGACTACTACATTGTAGACGGAAAAGCTGATGCTGAAACTGCAGCCAAAATAGAGAAAATAGCTGCCAGCAACCAACACAAATTAGAACTTCCAGCAATTCCTAATTTTTAA
- the glnA gene encoding type I glutamate--ammonia ligase gives MSKYSKEDILKMAEEKNVRFIRMQFTDILGIVKNVAITVKQLEDALDNKIMFDGSSIDGFTRIQESDMYLRPDYDTFTIFPWRPEEGGVVARLICDVYKPDGEPFSGGPRNVLKKALKEAEEMGYEMNVGPEPEFFLFQLDEKGDATTITHDNGGYFDLGPLDKGINARRSIVLALEEMGFEVEASHHEVAPGQHEIDFKYAPALETADNIATFKFVTKSIAHEHGLHATFMPKPIFGENGSGMHVHQSLFKDGKNVFYDENDRLGLSQTGYYYIGGLLKHARAITAITNPSINSYKRLVPGYEAPVYVAWSSANRSALIRIPAARGAGTRLELRNPDPTANPYLAIAVMLKAGLDGIKNKIEPPEEVLENIYEMTAAKKAEKSIESLPANINEAVNLLLEDDVITSVLGEHVLEHFVAAKKVEWDEYRTQVSQWELDKYLSTF, from the coding sequence ATGTCAAAGTACAGTAAAGAAGATATTTTAAAGATGGCCGAAGAAAAGAATGTTAGGTTTATCAGAATGCAATTTACTGATATCCTGGGAATAGTTAAAAATGTTGCAATCACAGTTAAACAGCTTGAGGATGCACTGGATAACAAAATTATGTTTGATGGTTCTTCCATTGATGGTTTCACCCGGATTCAGGAATCTGATATGTATTTAAGACCAGATTATGATACTTTTACTATTTTCCCATGGCGCCCAGAAGAAGGTGGAGTAGTAGCGCGTTTGATCTGTGATGTGTATAAGCCAGATGGAGAACCTTTTTCTGGTGGACCTCGTAATGTATTAAAGAAAGCTTTAAAAGAAGCTGAAGAAATGGGATATGAAATGAATGTTGGACCTGAGCCAGAATTTTTCCTTTTCCAATTGGATGAAAAAGGTGATGCTACTACAATAACTCATGACAATGGTGGTTATTTTGATTTAGGACCACTTGATAAAGGTATTAATGCCCGCCGGAGTATTGTTTTAGCATTAGAAGAAATGGGATTTGAAGTTGAAGCTTCTCACCATGAGGTAGCACCTGGCCAGCATGAAATTGATTTTAAATATGCTCCTGCCTTAGAAACTGCAGATAACATTGCTACTTTTAAGTTTGTAACAAAATCTATTGCTCATGAGCACGGTCTTCATGCAACCTTTATGCCTAAACCTATTTTTGGTGAAAATGGTTCTGGAATGCATGTCCATCAGTCATTATTTAAAGATGGAAAAAATGTTTTTTATGATGAAAATGATCGCTTGGGCTTAAGTCAAACTGGTTATTACTATATTGGTGGCTTATTAAAACATGCTAGAGCAATAACTGCAATTACTAACCCCTCTATTAACTCATATAAACGTCTGGTTCCTGGTTATGAAGCACCGGTTTATGTGGCCTGGTCAAGTGCTAATAGAAGTGCTTTAATCAGAATTCCAGCTGCTCGTGGTGCAGGTACAAGATTAGAATTAAGAAACCCTGATCCTACTGCTAACCCTTATCTGGCAATTGCTGTAATGTTAAAAGCTGGTTTGGATGGAATTAAAAATAAAATCGAACCACCTGAAGAAGTTTTAGAAAATATTTATGAAATGACAGCAGCTAAAAAAGCCGAAAAAAGTATTGAAAGTTTACCAGCAAATATCAATGAAGCTGTTAATCTTCTCTTAGAAGATGATGTAATTACAAGTGTATTAGGTGAACATGTTTTAGAACATTTTGTGGCTGCAAAGAAAGTAGAATGGGATGAATACAGAACCCAAGTCAGCCAGTGGGAATTAGACAAATATCTCTCTACATTTTAA